A section of the Mangifera indica cultivar Alphonso chromosome 12, CATAS_Mindica_2.1, whole genome shotgun sequence genome encodes:
- the LOC123193645 gene encoding UDP-glycosyltransferase 76B1-like, which produces MENQRESRKKRRVILFPLPLQGHINPMLQLAHILYDKGLSITVIHTNFNSPNSSNYPHFHFCSIPDGLLELGASTSDVVALIKHLNVNCVVPFRDCLDKLLSNVEEKESIACLITDAACHFTHAVADSLNLPRIVLRTSGIASFLAFAATSLLHEKGYFPIEDFGSDAPMPEFPLLRVKDIPLIDTHDAENFYQFLISVMSHTKSSSGLIWNSFQELEQDALKTLERDFRIPMFTIGPFHKYFPASSSSLLSQDTSSISWLDKQAPKSILYVSFGSIVAINETEFLEIAWGLAGSGVPFLWVVRPGLVRGYEWLESLPKGFLEKLDGRAHIVKWAPQQEVLAHPATGGFWTHNGWNSTLESICEGIPMICQPCFGDQKVNARYVSHIWRVGLHLENQLERGEIERIIRRVMLEAEGQEMRGRVMHLRKKVDVSLRQGGSSYQSLESLISFLESF; this is translated from the exons ATGGAGAACCAGAGAGAGTCTCGCAAGAAACGCCGAGTGATTCTCTTTCCACTGCCTTTGCAAGGTCACATCAACCCCATGCTTCAGCTTGCACATATTCTCTACGACAAAGGCCTTTCCATAACTGTAATTCACACCAACTTCAACTCCCCAAACTCTTCTAACTATCCTCACTTCCATTTCTGCTCAATCCCAGATGGCTTATTGGAACTGGGAGCCTCTACCTCGGATGTCGTAGCTCTTATTAAACACCTCAATGTTAATTGTGTGGTGCCTTTTCGGGATTGCTTGGATAAGTTGCTGTCAAATGTTGAAGAGAAAGAGTCTATTGCCTGCCTAATAACAGATGCCGCCTGCCATTTCACTCATGCTGTGGCCGATAGCCTTAACCTTCCGAGGATAGTGCTACGAACCAGTGGTATCgcttcttttcttgcttttgctGCCACTTCACTTCTACATGAAAAGGGTTACTTCCCCATTGAAG ATTTTGGATCAGACGCACCAATGCCAGAATTTCCATTGTTAAGGGTGAAAGACATTCCTTTGATTGACACACATGATGCAGagaatttttatcaattcttaATCAGCGTGATGAGTCATACCAAGTCCTCCTCAGGATTGATATGGAACTCCTTTCAGGAGCTTGAGCAAGATGCACTGAAGACATTAGAACGCGACTTTCGCATACCAATGTTCACAATAGGCCCCTTTCACAAGTATTTTCCAGCCTCTTCAAGTAGCCTACTTTCCCAAGACACAAGTTCAATTTCTTGGTTAGACAAACAGGCCCCAAAATCAATACTTTATGTAAGCTTCGGCAGCATTGTCGCCATTAATGAGACTGAATTTCTGGAGATAGCTTGGGGCTTAGCCGGTAGCGGGGTACCATTTTTGTGGGTGGTTAGACCAGGATTAGTCCGTGGATATGAATGGCTTGAGTCACTACCAAAAGGGTTCCTGGAAAAACTAGATGGAAGGGCACATATAGTGAAATGGGCTCCCCAACAAGAAGTGCTTGCTCATCCTGCTACAGGAGGATTTTGGACTCATAATGGTTGGAATTCCACATTGGAGAGTATTTGTGAAGGGATACCAATGATCTGCCAGCCTTGTTTTGGTGATCAAAAGGTGAATGCAAGATACGTGAGTCATATTTGGAGAGTTGGGTTGCACTTAGAAAATCAACTGGAGAGAGGGGAGATAGAAAGAATAATTAGAAGAGTAATGCTGGAGGCTGAGGGTCAGGAAATGAGAGGGAGAGTAATGCATTTGAGGAAGAAAGTGGATGTTTCACTAAGGCAAGGAGGTTCTTCATATCAATCACTCGAGAGCTTGATTAGTTTCTTAGAATCCTTCTAG
- the LOC123192190 gene encoding UDP-glycosyltransferase 76B1-like, whose protein sequence is MLFVRFCLHFIAQRIPPGNSWDDREIEMERTRSKSQSRMRRRVVLFPLPLQGHITPMLQLGSILHNKGLSITIIHTTFNSPNSANYPHFDFRSIPDGLSEAVVSVADAVAVMTHVNDNCVEPFRESLSNLLSNVEEEPIACLITDAMLHFTQSVADSLKLPRIVLRTSNISSFLVFAGTRLLYEKGYFPIKDPLSDAPVVEFPPLRVKDIPVVETHDPVKSKHLLLSMIGQTKASSGLIWNSLEEIEQDAVTTLKMEFPIPVFTIGPFHQYFPATSSSLVSQDRSCISWLDKQAPKSVIYVSFGSIVGITETEFLEIAWGLAKSGVPFLWVVRPGSVHGAEWLEALPEGFLEMLEGKGHIVQWAPQQEVLAHPATGGFWTHNGWNSTLESICEGVPMICHPSFGDQTVIARYVSDVWRVGLHLEKKLERGEIERAVKRLILEDEGQEMRNRIMYLKEKVDISLRPGGSAYQALENLVHYIQSF, encoded by the exons ATGTTGTTTGTCAGATTCTGTCTACACTTTATAGCCCAACGAATCCCTCCAGGAAACTCATGGGATGATAGAGAAATTGAGATGGAACGAACCAGAAGCAAAAGCCAGTCCAGGATGCGACGCCGAGTCGTTCTCTTTCCCCTGCCTTTGCAAGGCCACATAACTCCGATGCTTCAGCTTGGTAGTATTCTCCATAACAAAGGCCTTTCCATAACGATAATTCACACAACCTTCAACTCTCCAAACTCTGCGAATTACCCCCACTTTGATTTCCGCTCAATCCCTGATGGCTTGTCGGAAGCGGTGGTCTCTGTGGCAGATGCCGTAGCTGTTATGACCCATGTCAATGATAACTGTGTCGAGCCTTTCCGGGAAAGCCTGTCTAATTTGCTGTCTAATGTTGAGGAGGAGCCCATTGCCTGCCTCATAACAGATGCTATGCTGCATTTCACTCAATCTGTTGCTGATAGCCTTAAGTTGCCGAGGATCGTGTTACGAACTAGTAACATCTCTTCTTTTCTAGTCTTTGCTGGCACTCGACTTCTTTATGAGAAGGGTTACTTCCCCATTAAAG ATCCTTTGTCCGACGCACCGGTGGTTGAGTTTCCACCGCTGAGGGTCAAAGACATTCCTGTTGTTGAAACACATGATCCTGTGAAGAGTAAACATTTGTTACTAAGTATGATTGGTCAGACCAAGGCCTCTTCAGGATTGATATGGAACTCCTTAGAAGAGATTGAGCAAGATGCAGTGACCACATTAAAAATGGAATTTCCCATTCCAGTGTTCACAATAGGCCCATTTCACCAGTACTTTCCAGCTACCTCAAGTAGCTTAGTATCTCAAGATAGAAGCTGCATTTCCTGGTTAGACAAACAAGCACCCAAATCTGTAATTTATGTAAGCTTTGGAAGCATTGTTGGTATTACAGAAACTGAATTTTTGGAGATAGCTTGGGGGCTAGCCAAAAGTGGGGTGCCTTTCTTGTGGGTTGTTCGACCAGGATCTGTACATGGAGCAGAATGGCTTGAAGCATTGCCAGAAGGTTTTCTGGAAATGCTAGAAGGAAAAGGACATATAGTGCAATGGGCTCCCCAGCAAGAAGTTCTGGCTCATCCTGCCACAGGAGGTTTTTGGACACACAATGGTTGGAATTCTACTTTGGAAAGTATATGTGAAGGCGTCCCCATGATTTgccacccaagttttggtgaTCAAACAGTAATTGCAAGATATGTTAGCGATGTTTGGAGAGTTGGGTTGCATTTAGAGAAGAAGCTAGAGAGAGGGGAGATAGAAAGAGCAGTTAAAAGATTGATCCTGGAGGATGAGGGCCAGGAAATGAGAAACagaattatgtatttaaaggaAAAAGTGGATATTTCTCTTAGGCCAGGGGGTTCTGCATATCAGGCTCTAGAGAACTTGGTTCATTACATACAATCGTTCTAG
- the LOC123192546 gene encoding UDP-glycosyltransferase 76B1-like, with the protein MQKMKQASMDNQKASVGKGRRVILFPMPLQGHITPMLQLANILYNKGLSITIIYTHLNSPNTSSYPHFTFCSISDGFSKDEASTTNYVAFMTLLNVKCVVPFQECLEKLLSNVEEQPIACLISDAMLYFTQAVADSLKLPRIVLRTSNIASFLVFTAIPGLLREKGYYPIQDPQSEAPVIEFPPLRVKDLPETKTTDDATRDQLLSLLASQTKASSGMIWNSCRKLEQDAITALEQEFPIPIFTIGPFHKYFPAYSSSLLSQDHSCISWLDKQAPKSVIYVSFGSIVAINETEFLEIAWGLANSGVPFLWVVRPRSVQGAEWVEALPKGYLEMVDGRCHIVKWAPQQEVLAHPATGGFWTHNGWNSTLESICEGVPMICHPNFGDQSVIARYVSYVWRVGLHLEKKLERRVIERAIRRLILEAEGLELRSRIIGLKEQVDVSLKGGSAYKSLESLISYIQSF; encoded by the exons ATGCAGAAAATGAAGCAGGCTTCCATGGACAACCAAAAAGCGTCTGTAGGGAAAGGACGCCGAGTGATACTGTTTCCTATGCCTTTGCAAGGCCACATAACTCCCATGCTTCAGCTTGCAAACATTCTGTATAACAAAGGCCTTTCAATCACCATAATTTACACCCATCTCAACTCTCCAAATACTTCTAGCTACCCTCATTTCACTTTCTGCTCAATCTCAGATGGCTTTTCGAAAGATGAAGCCTCCACCACGAATTACGTTGCTTTTATGACACTTCTCAATGTTAAGTGTGTGGTGCCATTTCAGGAGTGTTTGGAAAAGTTGCTGTCAAATGTTGAGGAGCAGCCGATTGCCTGCTTAATTTCAGATGCGATGTTGTATTTCACTCAAGCTGTTGCTGATAGCCTCAAGCTTCCGAGGATCGTGTTAAGAACAAGTAATATTGCTTCCTTTCTTGTTTTTACAGCCATTCCAGGACTTCTACGGGAGAAGGGTTATTACCCCATTCAAG ATCCTCAATCGGAAGCACCAGTGATAGAGTTTCCACCACTAAGAGTCAAAGACCTTCCTGAGACTAAAACAACTGATGATGCCACACGTGATCAGTTGCTTTCACTCTTGGCTAGTCAGACCAAGGCCTCATCTGGGATGATATGGAACTCATGTCGGAAGCTTGAACAAGATGCAATCACAGCATTAGAACAAGAATTTCCCATCCCAATATTCACAATAGGCCCATTTCACAAGTACTTTCCTGCTTATTCAAGCAGTTTACTTTCCCAAGATCACAGCTGCATTTCCTGGTTAGACAAACAAGCACCAAAATCCGTAATCTATGTAAGCTTTGGAAGCATTGTTGCTATTAATGAAACTGAATTTTTGGAGATAGCTTGGGGACTAGCCAACAGTGGGGTGCCTTTCTTGTGGGTTGTTCGACCAAGATCTGTCCAGGGAGCAGAATGGGTTGAAGCATTGCCAAAAGGGTACCTGGAAATGGTAGATGGAAGATGTCATATAGTGAAATGGGCTCCCCAGCAAGAAGTGCTGGCTCATCCTGCTACAGGAGGTTTTTGGACCCACAATGGTTGGAATTCTACATTGGAAAGTATATGTGAAGGCGTCCCCATGATTTGCCATCCTAATTTTGGTGACCAATCGGTGATTGCTAGATATGTTAGTTATGTTTGGAGGGTTGGGTTGCATTTGGAGAAGAAGCTGGAGAGGCGGGTGATAGAAAGAGCAATTAGACGGTTAATCCTAGAAGCTGAGGGCCTGGAATTGAGAAGCAGAATTATTGGTTTAAAGGAGCAAGTGGATGTTTCTCTGAAAGGAGGTTCCGCTTACAAATCTCTAGAGAGCTTGATTAGTTACATACAATCGTTCTAG
- the LOC123192405 gene encoding uncharacterized protein LOC123192405 → MRKLCPNVDREDGLATVLEVPIPEEMFTINKSTHRSWQNMKCWIKPNNEKSSSCSAMTALFGSRNTEIQLLLGVVGAPLIPLPIRSDDYSPITKKIKDHPIDASMALYIVKQYIAAVGGEKVLCSVDSMYAMGKVKMAASEFSAGEGSLNDKEMKARNFKNGGGGEIGGFVLWQKKPELWCLELVVSGCKISAGSDGKVAWRQTPWHHSHASRGPPRPLRRFLQGLDPRSTANLFSNSVCVGEKTVNDEDCFILKIEAESSTLRARSTSNVEIIRHTVWGYFSQRTGLLVQLEDSHLLRIKTAKNESIFWETTMESLIHDYRLVDGINIAHAGRTCVSLFRFGENSESHSRTRMEEIWAIEEVDFNIKGLSVDCFLPPGDLKTDQEDSCGIVRKNARLPFQIRTAPTSTRVSVSKVVAIDEADDSEDEDGEL, encoded by the exons ATGAGGAAACTTTGCCCAAATGTTGATCGTGAAGACGGGTTGGCGACGGTGCTGGAGGTGCCAATTCCTGAAGAGATGTTTACTATCAACAAGAGCACACACCGATCATGGCAGAATATGAAGTGTTGGATTAAGCCAAACAATGAGAAATCATCGTCTTGTTCCGCCATGACTGCTCTCTTTGGTAGCCGAAACACTGAGATCCAGCTCCTTCTTGGTGTAGTTGGTGCCCCTTTGATCCCTCTTCCTATACGCTCTGATGATTACAGCCCCATtactaaaaaaatcaaagacCACCCCATT GATGCTTCAATGGCGTTATATATAGTGAAGCAATACATAGCAGCGGTGGGGGGAGAGAAGGTTTTGTGTTCCGTGGACAGCATGTATGCAATGGGGAAGGTGAAAATGGCGGCTTCAGAATTTTCAGCTGGGGAAGGGAGTTTGAACGATAAGGAGATGAAAGCAAGGAACTTTAAGAACGGTGGTGGCGGGGAAATAGGTGGATTTGTGCTATGGCAAAAGAAGCCTGAGCTCTGGTGCTTAGAGCTGGTAGTTTCAGGTTGCAAAATTAGTGCCGGCAGCGACGGCAAGGTTGCCTGGAGGCAGACCCCCTGGCATCATTCTCATGCTTCAAGGGGTCCACCTAGACCTCTTAGACGTTTTCTGCAG GGTCTTGATCCGAGGTCCACAGCGAATTTGTTCTCCAATTCAGTCTGCGTTGGCGAGAAGACTGTCAATGATGAAGAttgtttcatattaaaaattgaagctGAATCGTCGACACTGAGAGCAAGAAGTACTAGCAACGTGGAGATAATCCGGCACACAGTTTGGGGATATTTTAGCCAGAGAACAGGCTTGTTAGTCCAGCTTGAAGATTCTCACCTCCTGAGAATCAAAACTGCAAAAAATGAAAGCATATTTTGGGAGACAACAATGGAGTCATTAATTCACGACTACAGACTCGTTGATGGGATTAACATTGCACACGCTGGAAGGACTTGTGTGTCGTTGTTCAGGTTTGGAGAGAACTCGGAAAGCCATTCCAGGACGAGAATGGAAGAGATTTGGGCCATTGAAGAGGTGGATTTTAACATAAAAGGTTTGTCTGTGGATTGTTTCTTGCCTCCTGGAGACTTGAAGACAGATCAGGAAGATAGCTGCGGCATTGTAAGGAAGAATGCAAGATTACCATTCCAAATTCGAACAGCTCCTACTTCTACTAGAGTTAGTGTTTCCAAAGTTGTCGCCATTGATGAAGCAGATGATTCCGAAGATGAGGATGGAGAGTTGTAA
- the LOC123192454 gene encoding uncharacterized protein LOC123192454: MDSLQKQPQPHVVVDVVENEELRSSSSPRSSCESGSTEIKERRSSVSEVDLECGMVTESKLHLAKVERDCRICHLSLDATNQESGLPIELGCSCKDDLAAAHKHCAEAWFNIKGNKTCEICGSTARNIVGANEADLVEQWNESIDATPAATADVHQAETRNFWQGHQYLNFLLACMVFALVISWLFHFNIPSS; this comes from the exons ATGGACTCTTTGCAAAAACAACCCCAACCCcatgttgttgttgatgttgtagAGAATGAGGAGCTCAGGAGTTCATCTTCCCCACGTTCCAGCTGTGAGTCTGGTAGTACTGAGATTAAGGAGAGAAGATCCTCTGTGTCCGAGGTGGATCTAGAATGTGGTATGGTAACTGAGAGTAAACTACACTTGGCAAAAGTTGAGAGGGATTGCAGGATTTGTCATCTGAGCTTGGATGCAACTAATCAAGAATCAGGCCTTCCAATTGAGTTGGGTTGTTCATGCAAGGATGATTTGGCTGCTGCTCATAAACACTGTGCTGAAGCTTGGTTCAATATTAAAGGAAACAA AACCTGTGAGATCTGTGGATCAACGGCACGCAACATTGTTGGGGCAAATGAAGCTGACTTAGTGGAGCAATGGAACGAATCAATTGATGCTACACCAGCCGCAACTGCAGATGTACACCAAGCCGAGACACGAAACTTCTGGCAGGGCCACCAGTACCTGAATTTCCTGCTAGCTTGTATGGTCTTTGCCTTGGTAATCTCTTGGCTATTTCATTTCAACATACCCTCATCTTGA